The following proteins are encoded in a genomic region of Magnolia sinica isolate HGM2019 chromosome 1, MsV1, whole genome shotgun sequence:
- the LOC131254188 gene encoding serine/threonine-protein kinase AFC3 isoform X2, producing MYYMHDLHLIHTDLKPENILLVSSEYVKIPRYKRSSQDEMNFRCLPKSSAIKLIDFGSTAFESQDHSSIVSTRHYRAPEVILGLGWTYPCDIWSVGCILVELCSGEALFQTHENLEHLAMMEGVLGPLPEHMIRKAHRCVEKYFRRGVRLNWPEGAVSRESIRAVKKLDRLKDLVFRHVECSRASLSDLLHGLLRFDPSKRLTARQALDHPFFSSPT from the exons atgtatt ATATGCATGATTTACACCTAATTCACACTGACCTCAAGCCAGAAAACATACTTCTTGTGTCTTCCGAGTATGTAAAGATTCCACGCTACAAG AGGAGCTCACAGGATGAGATGAACTTCAGGTGCTTGCCGAAGTCTAGTGCCATAAAGTTGATTGATTTTGGCAGTACTGCCTTCGAGAGTCAAGATCATAGCTCCATCGTTTCCACAAGGCATTACAGAGCACCCGAGGTTATTTTAG GCTTGGGATGGACTTACCCTTGTGACATTTGGAGTGTTGGTTGCATACTAGTTGAGCTTTGTTCG GGTGAAGCATTGTTTCAGACGCATGAGAATTTGGAGCACTTGGCAATGATGGAGGGGGTCTTGGGACCCTTGCCAGAACATATGATTCGAAAAGCCCA CCGCTGTGTAGAAAAGTACTTTAGGCGAGGAGTCCGCTTGAATTGGCCAGAAGGAGCAGTTTCAAGGGAGAGCATCCGGGCCGTAAAGAAACTCGACCGACTCAAG GATTTGGTTTTCCGGCATGTGGAATGCTCAAGGGCTTCTCTATCCGATTTATTACACGGTCTGTTAAGATTTGACCCATCCAAACGTCTCACGGCCCGGCAAGCCTTGGACCATCCATTCTTTAGTAGTCCAACGTGA